The Buchnera aphidicola (Tuberolachnus salignus) genome has a segment encoding these proteins:
- the serS gene encoding serine--tRNA ligase has translation MLNYNILKKNYLHFQKTLKNKNFFLDIQTLKKLEHNRKKYQILSEQLQNHRKKLSKYLIYYQNLYVNYNFIKNTLLFLKSESILIKKKLKNIQLKIYNFLIYIPNIPHIDTPIGKISKNNKEIYKWGKQKKFNFSIKDHVTLGQKLKGLDWNLSSVISGTGFVIMRGSIALLHRALGQFMLDIHTKMHGYIETYVPNLVNQKSVFGTGQLPKFENELFCTYFINKKKQKKYFLIPTSEVPLTNLIRDTIINEDLLPLKLTALSSCFRAENLAYGKNNRGLIRNYQFEKVEIIQIVKPQYSNTALDLLTQHAEKILKLLKLPYRKILLCTGELGFSAQKTYDLEVWFPSQNMYREISSCSLMGDFQTRRMNSRYYDNKMKKNVFLHTLNGSGLAVGRTLAAILENYQCSDGRIQIPKILQNPYMNGMTFLN, from the coding sequence ATGCTAAATTACAATATTTTAAAAAAAAATTATTTACATTTTCAAAAGACATTAAAAAATAAAAATTTTTTTTTAGATATACAGACTTTAAAAAAATTAGAACACAATAGAAAAAAATATCAAATATTAAGTGAACAATTACAAAATCATCGAAAAAAATTATCTAAATATTTAATTTATTATCAAAATTTATATGTAAATTATAATTTTATTAAAAATACATTACTTTTTTTAAAAAGTGAATCTATTTTAATAAAAAAAAAATTAAAAAACATTCAATTAAAAATTTATAATTTTTTAATTTATATACCTAATATACCTCATATTGACACTCCAATAGGAAAAATTTCAAAAAATAATAAAGAAATTTATAAATGGGGAAAACAAAAAAAATTTAATTTTTCTATAAAAGATCATGTAACTTTAGGTCAAAAGTTAAAAGGATTAGATTGGAATTTATCTTCTGTAATTTCTGGCACTGGTTTTGTAATTATGCGCGGTTCTATTGCGCTTTTACATCGAGCCTTAGGTCAATTTATGCTAGATATACATACAAAAATGCACGGATATATTGAAACTTATGTTCCAAATTTAGTAAATCAAAAATCAGTTTTTGGTACAGGACAATTACCTAAATTTGAAAATGAATTATTTTGTACTTATTTTATAAATAAAAAAAAACAAAAAAAATATTTTTTAATACCAACTTCTGAAGTACCATTAACAAATTTAATACGAGATACTATCATCAATGAAGATCTTTTGCCATTAAAATTGACTGCATTAAGTTCTTGTTTTCGTGCAGAAAATTTAGCATATGGAAAAAATAATCGAGGATTAATACGAAATTATCAATTTGAAAAAGTAGAAATTATACAAATTGTAAAACCTCAATATTCAAATACTGCATTAGATCTTTTAACTCAACATGCAGAAAAAATTCTTAAATTATTAAAATTACCATATCGAAAAATATTATTGTGTACAGGAGAATTAGGTTTTTCTGCTCAAAAAACATATGATTTAGAAGTTTGGTTTCCATCACAAAATATGTATCGTGAAATTTCTTCTTGTTCTTTAATGGGTGATTTCCAAACACGCAGAATGAATTCTCGTTATTATGATAATAAAATGAAAAAAAATGTTTTTTTACATACATTAAATGGTTCAGGATTAGCTGTTGGAAGAACATTAGCTGCAATTTTGGAAAATTATCAATGTTCCGATGGACGTATTC
- the aspS gene encoding aspartate--tRNA ligase produces MRTTKCGNLKNIHIKKKIVLCGWVEKIRNLGKLIFLQLRDRYGISQIVFNTKFLKKFPEVAQIKLEFCMQIIGIVQKKKNHNNLKKIENYEVVAQQYKIFNKTLPIPFDYTQKNKEEIRLKYRYLDLRNKKMINNLKIRNLITSLTRKYLEKNNFLEIETPILTKSTPEGAENFLINSQYLGKYYALPQSPQLFKQMLMIAGLDKYYQIARCFRNEDLRSDRQPEFTQIDIEVSFMKSIKLQKFIEILITKIWLKILKVKLDIFPKLTYKKSLKYYATDKPDLRNPLQFQDITKILKKKWNIFFSNFQYLKNTQKIVTLHISKGLLLFKKNNFNNYKKILKKFNIKNFYVITILENIIQINDLLSKKILPDMYNLCKKIIFFLKCIKNDILFIFVNTKNTINKALSTLRTKIGKDLNLIQENLWKPVWIIDFPLFKINKKNKNLKSIHHPFTAPKKYSQKITKENSLKIISSAYDLVINGYEIGGGSQRIYDFLLQKKIFDLLNIEYKEQEKNFDFFLNALKYGTPPHAGLALGLDRIVMLLTKSKTIKDVIAFPKSNTAICLLTGAPNE; encoded by the coding sequence ATGCGAACTACAAAATGCGGAAATTTAAAAAATATTCATATTAAAAAAAAAATTGTTTTATGTGGTTGGGTTGAAAAAATCAGAAATTTAGGTAAATTAATATTTTTGCAATTAAGAGATAGATATGGAATTTCACAAATTGTTTTTAATACAAAATTTTTAAAAAAATTTCCAGAAGTTGCACAAATAAAATTAGAATTTTGTATGCAAATTATTGGAATTGTACAAAAAAAAAAAAATCATAATAATTTAAAAAAAATAGAAAATTATGAAGTTGTTGCCCAACAATATAAAATTTTTAATAAAACTTTACCTATACCATTTGATTATACACAAAAAAATAAGGAAGAAATACGATTAAAATATAGATATCTAGATTTACGTAATAAAAAAATGATTAATAATTTAAAAATTAGAAATTTAATTACATCATTAACTAGAAAATATTTAGAAAAAAATAATTTTTTAGAAATTGAAACGCCAATTTTAACCAAATCTACACCAGAAGGAGCAGAAAATTTTTTAATAAATAGTCAATATTTAGGTAAATATTATGCATTACCTCAATCTCCTCAATTGTTTAAACAAATGTTAATGATTGCAGGATTAGATAAATATTATCAAATTGCTAGATGTTTTCGAAATGAAGATTTACGTTCTGATCGGCAACCAGAATTTACACAAATTGATATTGAAGTTTCTTTTATGAAATCAATTAAATTGCAAAAATTTATAGAAATTTTAATTACTAAAATTTGGCTCAAAATTTTAAAAGTAAAATTAGACATTTTTCCAAAATTAACATATAAAAAAAGTTTAAAATATTATGCAACTGACAAACCAGATTTGAGAAATCCATTACAATTTCAAGATATCACAAAAATTTTAAAAAAAAAATGGAATATTTTTTTTTCTAATTTTCAATATTTAAAAAATACTCAAAAAATTGTAACTTTGCATATTTCAAAAGGTTTGTTATTATTTAAAAAAAATAATTTTAATAATTATAAAAAAATTTTAAAAAAATTTAATATTAAAAATTTTTATGTAATTACAATTTTAGAAAATATTATTCAAATTAATGATTTACTTTCTAAAAAAATATTACCTGATATGTACAATCTATGTAAAAAAATAATTTTTTTTTTAAAATGTATTAAAAATGATATATTGTTTATTTTTGTAAATACTAAAAATACTATTAATAAAGCTTTATCAACGCTCAGAACAAAAATAGGTAAAGATTTAAATTTAATTCAAGAAAATCTTTGGAAACCAGTTTGGATCATAGATTTTCCTCTTTTTAAAATTAATAAAAAAAATAAAAATTTAAAATCAATTCATCATCCATTTACAGCTCCAAAAAAATATTCTCAAAAAATAACAAAAGAAAATTCTTTAAAAATAATTTCTAGTGCATATGATTTAGTTATTAATGGATATGAAATAGGTGGTGGTTCACAGCGTATTTATGATTTTTTATTACAAAAAAAAATTTTTGATTTATTAAATATTGAATATAAAGAACAAGAAAAAAATTTTGATTTTTTTTTAAATGCATTAAAATATGGTACTCCTCCGCATGCAGGATTAGCTTTAGGTTTAGATCGGATCGTAATGTTATTAACAAAAAGTAAAACTATTAAAGACGTTATTGCATTTCCAAAATCTAATACAGCAATATGTTTATTAACAGGCGCTCCAAATGAATAA
- the trxB gene encoding thioredoxin-disulfide reductase: MYIKKNIYVPLIIIGSGPAGYTAGIYAARSNIKTIIFTGPYPGGQLLNTSSIENWPGDFKNISGYDLMERMKKHVQILNVQIFNETVIKILCKKKNFLIFTNNTQYICDAIIIATGATARFLNIPFEKEYLGKGISTCAICDGYFYKEQIVAVVGGGNTAIEEALYLSNITEKVILIHRKKTFSAEKILIERLLKKVFEKKILIYQPYYIQEIIGNKKNITHIKIKSLENQDNKILNISGLFIAIGYIPNSHIFKKFLQLNSTGHIILNHQQKIFTTQTSYPGIFAAGDVTDNQYQQAITASANGCKAAMDVEKYLHI; encoded by the coding sequence ATGTATATTAAAAAAAATATATATGTTCCATTAATTATTATTGGTTCAGGTCCAGCTGGATATACTGCTGGAATTTATGCGGCAAGATCAAATATAAAAACTATAATTTTTACAGGACCTTATCCTGGAGGACAATTATTAAATACTTCTTCAATAGAAAATTGGCCTGGAGATTTTAAAAATATTAGTGGTTATGATTTAATGGAAAGAATGAAAAAACATGTTCAAATTTTAAATGTGCAAATTTTTAATGAAACTGTTATAAAAATTTTATGTAAAAAAAAAAATTTTCTTATTTTTACTAATAATACACAATATATTTGTGATGCTATTATTATTGCTACTGGAGCAACTGCGCGTTTTTTAAATATTCCATTTGAAAAAGAATATTTAGGAAAAGGTATTTCTACTTGTGCGATTTGTGATGGTTATTTTTATAAAGAACAAATTGTAGCAGTTGTAGGAGGAGGAAATACTGCAATTGAAGAAGCATTATATTTATCAAATATAACAGAAAAAGTTATTTTAATACATCGTAAAAAAACTTTTAGTGCAGAAAAAATTTTAATTGAAAGATTACTAAAAAAAGTTTTTGAAAAAAAAATTTTAATTTATCAACCTTATTATATTCAAGAAATTATAGGAAACAAAAAAAATATTACACATATTAAAATTAAATCACTTGAAAATCAAGATAATAAAATTTTAAATATTTCAGGATTATTTATTGCTATAGGGTACATTCCAAATTCTCATATTTTTAAAAAATTTTTACAACTTAATTCAACAGGACATATAATTTTAAATCATCAACAAAAAATTTTTACAACTCAAACAAGTTATCCAGGAATTTTCGCGGCAGGAGATGTAACTGATAATCAATATCAACAAGCGATTACTGCATCAGCAAATGGATGTAAAGCAGCTATGGATGTAGAAAAATATTTACATATATAA
- the infA gene encoding translation initiation factor IF-1, which yields MKEENIEMQGVVIDTLPNTMFRVELENKHIVIAHISGKMRKNYIRILTGDKVTLELTPYDLSKGRIIFRSR from the coding sequence ATGAAAGAAGAAAATATAGAAATGCAAGGTGTGGTGATTGATACTTTACCTAATACAATGTTTCGAGTAGAACTCGAAAATAAACATATTGTTATTGCGCATATTTCAGGAAAAATGAGAAAAAATTATATACGTATTTTAACAGGTGACAAAGTAACTTTAGAACTTACACCATATGATTTAAGCAAAGGAAGAATTATATTTCGTAGTCGATAG